One window from the genome of Asterias amurensis chromosome 12, ASM3211899v1 encodes:
- the LOC139945152 gene encoding programmed cell death protein 10-A-like, translated as MTMEDDNDTSSVVSFSLHVVLFPILDELEKIDLSAAQTLRAAFEKAEKQNPGISQDIISGILDARLADVNLTECLLKLAAHDREEYTLRRPEKEFQILNKQAKELKKILARLPNEIGDRPKFLQTIKDVASGIKDLLEALNKLIREHGGNRLKDRKKVLESHKKEFISSSKNFSDTLKVYFRDGHITNVYKSANQLVNDTNTILKMLKSVGN; from the exons ATGACCATGGAGGATGATAATGACACGTCTTCTGTTGTGTCGTTTTCACTTCATGTAGTGCTTTTCCCCATTCTAGATGAG CTTGAGAAAATCGACCTGTCTGCTGCACAGACGTTGAGGGCAGCGTTTGAAAAAGCGGAGAAACAGAACCCCGGAATCAGTCAGGACATTATTAGTGGAATCCTTGATGCAAGATTGGCCGATGTGAACCTAACAGAGTGTCTGCTCAAACTTGCTGCCCATGACAGGGAAG AATACACATTGAGACGGCCGGAGAAGGAGTTTCAGATTCTCAACAAGCAAGCCAAGGAGCTGAAGAAAATCCTGGCAAGGCTCCCCAACGAGATTGGTGACAGGCCGAAGTTTCTACAAACAATCAA GGACGTCGCAAGTGGAATCAAAGATTTATTAGAAGCTTTGAATAAACTCATCAGGGAGCACGGAGGAAATCGACTTAAAGATCGTAAAAAG GTGCTGGAGTCGCATAAGAAAGAATTCATCAGCTCCTCCAAGAACTTCAGCGACACACTCAAGGTATACTTCAGGGACGGCCACATCACCAACGTCTACAAGAGCGCCAACCAGCTCGTCAACGACACAAATACAATCTTGAAGATGCTGAAAAGTGTCGGGAATTGA